One genomic region from Thermovenabulum gondwanense encodes:
- the thiM gene encoding hydroxyethylthiazole kinase, with translation MISGILKKVRENKPLIHHITNMVTVNDCANVTLAVGALPVMAHALEEVEDMVKAASCLVLNIGTLTKEQVDAMIKAGEKANQLGIPVVLDPVGAGATPLRTKSTWRILNEVKVSVIKGNSAEIGTLAGAGGEIKGVEAVKSSENLLPASKELAKRLNTVVVVSGATDIVTDGERIAFVNNGHYLMGTITGTGCMLSSVIGSFCGVEKDYFRAAVAALVVFGLSGELAAKKSNIYGPASFKINFFDELYNITEEKIIEGSKYKVE, from the coding sequence ATGATTTCCGGCATTTTAAAAAAAGTCAGGGAAAATAAACCTCTTATACACCATATTACTAATATGGTGACCGTAAATGACTGTGCAAATGTTACACTGGCAGTGGGAGCACTACCTGTTATGGCTCATGCCCTTGAAGAAGTAGAGGATATGGTAAAAGCTGCTTCGTGCTTAGTCCTCAATATAGGTACACTTACGAAAGAGCAGGTAGACGCGATGATAAAAGCCGGGGAAAAAGCGAATCAGCTGGGGATACCCGTTGTGCTTGATCCTGTAGGAGCAGGGGCAACACCTTTACGGACAAAAAGTACCTGGAGAATACTTAACGAAGTGAAAGTTTCAGTAATAAAAGGTAATAGTGCGGAAATAGGTACCCTTGCCGGTGCAGGAGGAGAAATAAAGGGAGTGGAAGCGGTAAAAAGCAGTGAAAATCTTTTGCCTGCTTCCAAGGAACTGGCCAAAAGATTAAATACTGTAGTTGTGGTATCAGGTGCCACGGATATAGTTACAGATGGAGAACGAATAGCCTTTGTCAATAATGGTCACTATTTAATGGGGACGATTACTGGTACTGGATGCATGTTATCGTCGGTTATTGGTAGTTTTTGTGGAGTAGAAAAAGATTATTTTAGAGCTGCCGTTGCAGCTTTAGTAGTTTTTGGTCTTAGCGGTGAACTTGCGGCAAAAAAATCTAATATTTACGGTCCGGCAAGTTTCAAAATAAATTTTTTTGATGAACTTTATAATATAACTGAAGAAAAAATAATTGAAGGTTCAAAATACAAGGTAGAATAA
- the hydE gene encoding [FeFe] hydrogenase H-cluster radical SAM maturase HydE, giving the protein MLNEIWEKIDSEVELNKQELCYILSLEDPEKLEILYQKADKIRKKYVGDEVHLRGLIEFSNYCRNNCLYCGIRRDNKKVRRYRMEIDEIFETVSLASRLGYKTVVLQSGEDMYYTLDKLTELIKRIKNDMDIAITLSIGERSYEEYEKLYEAGADRYLMRFETSNPELYAKLHPDSSFENRINILKWLKQIGYQTGSGVMIGLPGQTIEDLAEDILMFKKLDLDMIGVGPYICHPDTPLAGNPGGTAEMTLKVIALTRIVTKNTHIPATTALATLRPEDGREKALMAGANVIMPNVTPLKYREHYTLYPNKICINESALQCNSCIKRRIYSIGRVIGTDYGHSLKKRENG; this is encoded by the coding sequence ATGCTAAATGAAATATGGGAAAAAATAGATTCGGAAGTGGAGCTTAATAAGCAAGAACTCTGCTATATTCTTTCTTTAGAAGACCCGGAAAAGTTAGAAATTCTTTATCAGAAAGCTGATAAAATAAGAAAAAAGTATGTTGGAGATGAGGTTCATCTTAGAGGACTGATTGAGTTTTCAAATTATTGCAGGAATAATTGCCTTTATTGCGGAATACGCAGGGATAATAAGAAGGTAAGACGTTATCGAATGGAGATTGATGAGATTTTTGAAACCGTATCATTGGCTTCAAGATTGGGTTATAAAACTGTTGTGCTGCAATCAGGGGAAGATATGTACTATACTCTGGATAAGCTTACAGAACTTATAAAAAGGATAAAAAATGATATGGATATTGCCATTACGCTGAGCATCGGTGAGCGGTCCTATGAAGAGTATGAAAAACTTTATGAGGCTGGAGCTGATAGATATTTAATGAGATTTGAGACATCAAATCCCGAGCTTTATGCTAAGCTTCATCCGGATTCAAGCTTTGAAAATCGTATTAATATTTTGAAGTGGCTAAAACAAATAGGATACCAAACCGGTTCGGGAGTAATGATAGGATTACCCGGTCAAACCATTGAAGACCTGGCTGAGGATATATTAATGTTTAAGAAACTTGATCTCGATATGATAGGGGTAGGCCCTTATATTTGTCACCCCGATACACCTCTTGCAGGCAATCCCGGTGGGACTGCCGAAATGACACTAAAAGTAATTGCTTTGACAAGGATAGTAACGAAAAATACTCATATTCCGGCAACTACAGCTCTTGCTACTTTGAGACCGGAGGATGGCAGGGAAAAAGCTCTGATGGCTGGTGCAAACGTTATTATGCCCAATGTAACTCCTCTGAAATACCGGGAACATTATACTTTATATCCCAACAAAATTTGTATAAATGAAAGTGCACTGCAGTGCAATTCGTGTATAAAAAGAAGAATTTACTCCATAGGAAGGGTAATAGGAACTGATTACGGACATTCTTTAAAAAAACGAGAAAATGGTTAA
- a CDS encoding alanine/ornithine racemase family PLP-dependent enzyme, which translates to MTYPRVEINLSLIKKNAMNIVELCYKYGIEVMGITKGVCALEPVVQTMIEGGVKKLGDSRIKNIVKLKSFGVNLPVYLIRIPMPSEINDVVNFADGSFNSEFEVIKLISQKAVENGKVHKIILMVDVGDLREGVMPEDVKDLVGKILELPGIEFEGIGTNVGCYGGVLPSIENTSILVEIAEELEKFYGIRVKTISGGNTATLKMVEEGVLPRRINQLRIGEAILLGTDSTNFRKIPNTYQNTVILKAQVIEVKTKPSKPIGEIGRDAFGNIPVFEDKGPMKRAIVALGKQDCRIEGLIPDEDHINILGASSDHLILDVTNSLKEIRVGSIIDFKMNYGTMLGLITSPYVEKIVV; encoded by the coding sequence TTGACCTATCCAAGAGTAGAAATAAATTTATCTTTGATAAAAAAGAATGCGATGAATATCGTAGAACTGTGTTACAAATACGGTATAGAAGTGATGGGAATTACAAAGGGCGTCTGTGCTTTGGAACCAGTAGTGCAAACGATGATCGAAGGAGGAGTAAAAAAACTGGGGGATTCACGTATAAAAAATATAGTAAAATTAAAAAGTTTCGGTGTAAATTTACCTGTTTACCTAATCCGGATTCCTATGCCCTCCGAAATAAACGATGTAGTAAATTTTGCGGATGGTAGTTTTAATTCGGAATTTGAAGTAATAAAATTGATTTCTCAAAAAGCAGTTGAAAATGGTAAAGTACATAAAATTATATTAATGGTTGATGTAGGGGATTTAAGGGAAGGAGTCATGCCGGAAGATGTTAAGGACTTAGTAGGAAAGATTTTAGAACTTCCCGGAATAGAGTTTGAGGGAATAGGTACCAATGTGGGGTGTTATGGAGGAGTACTCCCTTCAATAGAAAATACCTCAATTTTGGTGGAAATAGCTGAGGAATTGGAAAAATTTTATGGAATTCGAGTAAAAACCATTTCGGGAGGTAATACCGCTACTTTAAAAATGGTTGAAGAAGGGGTTTTGCCCCGCCGCATTAATCAATTAAGGATTGGTGAAGCTATTCTTTTGGGTACGGATTCAACAAACTTTCGAAAGATCCCTAACACTTATCAGAATACGGTGATCCTTAAAGCGCAAGTAATAGAAGTCAAAACAAAGCCTTCAAAACCTATTGGAGAAATAGGAAGGGATGCTTTTGGTAACATTCCTGTTTTCGAAGATAAAGGCCCAATGAAAAGAGCAATAGTAGCTCTGGGAAAACAGGATTGCAGGATAGAAGGATTAATTCCAGATGAGGATCATATAAATATCCTCGGGGCCAGCAGTGATCACCTTATTCTTGATGTAACAAATTCACTTAAAGAAATAAGAGTTGGGTCAATAATTGACTTCAAAATGAATTATGGCACAATGTTAGGACTTATAACCTCCCCTTATGTGGAAAAAATTGTGGTATAG
- a CDS encoding ROK family protein: MENFSLGIDLGGTKIATCIIDNNGNIFARVEMPTLAKEGPEKVISRMKKSVYDVLSQINLSLNEIAGIGIGVPGPIDVEKGTIQNPPNLPGWKDIPLCSIMFREFNTKIIIENDANSAALGEFLFGAGKGVKNFIYITISTGIGAGIFIDGKLFKGIGRNAGEVGHMTINFEGPICGCTNSGCWEAYASGTALSRFAKEGILSGIKTKIIEKARNEEITAEHVFSAARKGDNFALTLVENEGYYLGVGLANLINIFNPGLIAIGGGLTQCWDMFYSKMMKTIKERSLPANLKHLEIVKAKLDKDAGAIGAASLAFL, from the coding sequence ATGGAAAATTTTTCGTTGGGTATTGACCTTGGAGGGACAAAAATTGCAACCTGTATTATCGATAATAACGGTAATATTTTTGCCAGGGTTGAAATGCCCACTTTAGCAAAAGAAGGACCCGAAAAAGTAATTTCAAGAATGAAAAAAAGTGTTTATGATGTTTTAAGTCAAATAAATTTATCATTGAATGAAATTGCAGGAATAGGTATCGGAGTTCCTGGTCCTATAGACGTAGAAAAGGGAACCATTCAGAATCCGCCAAATCTCCCGGGATGGAAGGATATCCCTTTATGTTCAATTATGTTTAGGGAATTTAATACAAAAATAATTATAGAAAATGATGCTAATTCAGCTGCTCTTGGAGAATTTTTATTCGGAGCCGGAAAGGGAGTTAAAAATTTTATTTACATAACAATAAGCACAGGTATAGGAGCGGGAATCTTTATCGATGGCAAACTCTTCAAAGGTATAGGAAGAAATGCTGGAGAGGTAGGCCATATGACTATCAATTTTGAAGGTCCTATATGCGGATGCACAAACTCGGGATGCTGGGAAGCCTATGCTTCGGGCACTGCTTTGTCAAGGTTCGCCAAAGAAGGAATTTTATCAGGGATAAAAACAAAAATAATTGAAAAAGCCCGGAATGAAGAAATTACGGCGGAACACGTTTTTTCAGCCGCAAGAAAAGGTGATAATTTTGCTTTAACCCTCGTGGAAAATGAGGGATATTATCTTGGAGTGGGGCTTGCTAATCTAATAAATATCTTCAATCCCGGGCTCATTGCCATCGGAGGGGGGCTTACTCAATGCTGGGATATGTTCTATTCAAAGATGATGAAAACCATTAAAGAAAGATCTCTACCTGCTAACCTTAAACACCTTGAAATCGTAAAAGCCAAATTGGATAAAGATGCAGGTGCAATAGGCGCGGCATCATTGGCTTTTTTATAA